Proteins found in one Sulfurimonas sp. genomic segment:
- a CDS encoding PAS domain S-box protein encodes MDKEKILLVDSDENSLETLKKELNQKYDIDSANDLDSTLYIVENNRPNLILLDVQLPETSGYEVANILKANAMTSEIPIIFLTILNDDECISKIFESGGVGYIIKPIHKVELLSKVKNTLQLFRLRDSLSNALGERQEHINMIENQLDIIDKHVPRITLNLQKQIIDVSTAYCELLEINKDDVIGKRNHCLNPEDNNSDLHKNIFKTIEEKGNWRGELEIESSSGNKLWFDTTVSYDLNCFEKIRGYIATFTNITDAKLIEQKNKKLDEINFKLEDNISYLNQFKKAVEEASIFSITDHRGVITEVNKNFQNISGYSEEELLGQPHNIVRHPDMPKEAFKDMWDTIQSGSMWKGLVKNRRKDGKAYYVISEIAPIYNQDGSLKEYIGIRIDVTELEEYKNILKNELDTKSKSLEENINYTAQYEEAINSTTAISKSDIDGTIIYANEKFCELSGYTIDELKTKKCSELKDKKHIEDNTCKEIKDRLTNKEIVKATLTNINKSGERYITKNLFYPIIDLHNNVSEHLQIMYDITELVKLNEDIINTQKEVVLTMGAIGETRSKETGQHVKRVSNFTYLLAKLYGLNDDEANLLKQASPMHDIGKVGIPDSILKKPAKLTLEEYEIMKTHAEIGYDMLKHSDRDILKTSAEISLTHHEKYDGSGYPRGLKGEEIPISGRITAIADVFDALGHDRVYKKAWELDRILEFFKEEKGKHFDPKLVDLLIENLDKFLEVKNSLKD; translated from the coding sequence ATGGATAAAGAAAAAATATTACTGGTTGACAGTGATGAAAATTCGCTTGAAACTTTAAAAAAAGAACTTAATCAGAAATATGACATAGATTCAGCAAATGATTTAGATTCTACTCTTTACATCGTTGAGAACAATAGACCAAACTTAATACTTCTAGATGTTCAACTACCAGAAACTAGTGGCTATGAGGTTGCAAATATCTTAAAAGCCAATGCAATGACTAGTGAAATACCTATCATTTTTTTAACAATACTAAATGATGATGAGTGTATATCAAAAATCTTTGAGTCAGGCGGAGTTGGTTATATTATAAAACCTATTCATAAAGTTGAACTTCTTTCAAAAGTAAAAAATACACTTCAATTATTTCGTCTTAGAGACTCCCTTTCAAATGCACTTGGAGAGAGACAAGAGCATATAAATATGATCGAGAACCAATTAGACATAATAGATAAGCATGTTCCAAGAATTACACTAAACCTGCAAAAACAGATTATTGATGTGTCTACTGCATATTGTGAGTTACTTGAGATTAACAAAGATGATGTTATTGGAAAAAGAAATCATTGTTTAAACCCAGAAGACAATAACTCTGATCTTCATAAAAACATATTTAAAACAATTGAAGAAAAAGGAAATTGGAGAGGTGAACTTGAGATAGAATCATCTTCAGGTAATAAACTATGGTTTGATACTACAGTCTCTTATGATTTAAACTGTTTTGAAAAAATAAGAGGTTATATAGCTACATTTACAAATATAACCGATGCTAAATTAATTGAGCAAAAAAATAAAAAACTGGATGAGATTAACTTCAAATTAGAAGACAATATATCTTATTTGAACCAGTTTAAAAAAGCCGTAGAGGAAGCATCTATATTCTCAATTACTGACCATAGAGGTGTTATTACAGAAGTAAATAAGAACTTCCAAAACATATCAGGCTATTCTGAAGAAGAACTGCTTGGACAACCGCACAACATTGTTAGACACCCTGATATGCCAAAAGAGGCTTTTAAGGATATGTGGGACACAATTCAAAGCGGTTCTATGTGGAAAGGTCTTGTTAAAAACAGAAGAAAAGACGGCAAGGCTTATTACGTAATATCAGAGATAGCACCTATTTACAATCAAGATGGTTCTCTTAAAGAATATATCGGTATTAGAATTGATGTTACAGAGCTAGAAGAGTATAAAAACATTCTAAAAAATGAGTTAGATACTAAGAGTAAAAGTTTAGAGGAAAATATAAACTATACTGCACAATACGAAGAAGCTATAAATTCAACAACTGCAATATCAAAGTCAGATATTGACGGTACGATTATCTATGCAAATGAAAAGTTTTGTGAGCTAAGCGGATATACTATTGATGAATTAAAAACAAAAAAATGCTCTGAGTTAAAAGATAAAAAACACATTGAAGACAACACTTGTAAAGAGATAAAAGATAGACTTACAAACAAAGAGATAGTAAAAGCAACTCTAACAAATATAAATAAAAGTGGCGAAAGATATATAACAAAAAATCTTTTTTATCCTATTATAGACCTGCACAATAATGTTTCTGAACATCTTCAAATTATGTATGATATTACAGAGCTTGTAAAACTAAACGAAGATATTATAAATACCCAAAAAGAAGTTGTTTTAACAATGGGAGCAATAGGTGAGACAAGAAGCAAAGAGACTGGTCAACATGTAAAAAGAGTCTCTAATTTTACTTACCTTTTAGCTAAACTTTACGGACTAAATGATGATGAAGCGAACCTATTAAAACAAGCATCACCTATGCACGATATAGGTAAAGTTGGCATTCCGGATTCTATACTTAAAAAACCTGCCAAATTAACTTTAGAAGAGTATGAAATAATGAAAACTCATGCAGAGATAGGTTATGACATGCTCAAACACTCAGACAGAGATATTTTAAAAACCTCAGCAGAGATCTCATTAACACACCATGAAAAATATGACGGCAGTGGTTATCCTCGTGGTTTAAAAGGTGAGGAGATACCAATATCTGGCAGGATCACTGCAATTGCAGATGTATTTGATGCACTTGGACATGACAGAGTGTATAAAAAAGCTTGGGAGTTAGATAGAATACTTGAGTTTTTTAAAGAGGAAAAGGGAAAACATTTTGATCCAAAACTAGTTGATCTATTGATTGAAAATTTAGATAAATTTTTGGAAGTAAAAAATAGTTTAAAAGATTAA
- a CDS encoding M23 family metallopeptidase codes for MFRIFLLLAMLYVSSPTQENGQLFSNLSRPLFDAIEPTEKLSKDIKNISELNNYVKKAESLLELSKNITRSTDKQKIQDYFKRLRALQKEYDLLVSKINKEIDNSIDADKYNDFICLTSYGYDGLLKNYGLYEKAVIYYKKHSHKLRSKYLDSKIELKSFTQYSNSELEVASKEVTINSAKKQSSIKNKVGLRAELAKGYIRIIGWNNNVFNVTTTLKLKYKNLKPNINMPKAFVLKPNKQSELFRLYPTGNTPSYKLSYRYIMGAFNAVHDDSYTYKLPYETGTSQMVSQGYNGESTHKGRSKYSIDFALKKGTKVFAARGGVVVKTKEDSDKAGFSQEFAKYGNFVTIQHEDMTFGTYYHLQKNGAMVSVGDRVESGSFIGYSGNTGYSSGPHLHFSVFSVDDDCISTKTIPVKFITSNGVKETLKRGSYYKSK; via the coding sequence ATGTTTAGAATATTTCTTTTGCTTGCTATGTTATATGTTTCCAGTCCAACCCAAGAAAACGGACAACTATTCTCTAACCTTTCTAGACCTCTTTTTGATGCTATAGAACCAACTGAAAAGTTATCAAAAGATATTAAAAATATTTCTGAATTAAACAACTATGTCAAAAAAGCAGAGTCACTTTTAGAACTTTCAAAAAACATAACACGTTCAACTGATAAGCAAAAAATACAAGATTACTTCAAAAGACTAAGGGCACTTCAAAAGGAGTATGATCTTTTAGTATCTAAAATAAATAAAGAGATAGACAATTCTATAGACGCTGACAAATATAATGATTTTATCTGTTTAACATCCTATGGTTATGATGGTTTGTTGAAGAACTACGGACTATATGAAAAAGCAGTCATATATTACAAAAAACATTCTCATAAGTTAAGAAGCAAATATTTAGATTCAAAAATAGAGCTAAAGTCTTTTACGCAGTATTCAAATAGTGAGTTAGAGGTTGCGAGTAAAGAAGTAACAATAAACTCTGCTAAAAAGCAAAGTAGTATAAAAAACAAAGTTGGTTTAAGAGCAGAATTAGCCAAAGGTTATATTAGAATTATTGGCTGGAATAACAACGTTTTCAATGTAACTACGACACTAAAGTTAAAATATAAAAATTTAAAACCAAATATAAATATGCCAAAAGCTTTTGTATTAAAGCCAAACAAACAGAGTGAACTATTTAGACTCTATCCAACTGGAAACACTCCATCATACAAATTAAGTTACAGATATATAATGGGTGCATTCAATGCAGTTCATGATGATAGTTATACTTATAAACTTCCTTACGAAACCGGCACGTCTCAAATGGTAAGTCAAGGTTATAACGGCGAATCTACACATAAGGGAAGAAGTAAATACTCTATAGATTTTGCTTTAAAAAAAGGGACTAAGGTTTTTGCTGCACGTGGGGGAGTTGTAGTTAAAACTAAAGAAGATTCAGATAAAGCAGGATTCTCACAAGAATTTGCTAAGTATGGCAATTTTGTTACTATACAACATGAGGATATGACTTTTGGAACTTACTACCATTTACAAAAAAATGGTGCTATGGTAAGTGTTGGAGACAGAGTAGAGAGTGGAAGTTTCATAGGCTACTCAGGTAATACCGGTTACTCAAGTGGTCCACATCTACATTTTAGCGTTTTTAGTGTAGATGATGATTGTATTAGTACAAAGACTATACCTGTTAAGTTTATTACATCAAATGGTGTTAAAGAAACTCTTAAAAGGGGTAGTTATTATAAATCGAAATAA
- a CDS encoding rhodanese-like domain-containing protein: MKKILIFLLLLNISIFAELKHEYPTLELINSKIPIVDIRTPPEWYETGLVKGSIPIMFFDERGRYNVQAFLTELNKKVDTTKPFALICRTASRTQVVSEFLSSQLNYKVTNLLGGMVYVKAKGLPTQSYKK; this comes from the coding sequence TTGAAAAAAATTTTAATATTTTTACTTCTTTTAAATATATCTATTTTTGCAGAGCTAAAACATGAATACCCTACTCTTGAGCTGATAAACTCTAAAATCCCTATAGTAGATATTAGAACGCCACCTGAATGGTATGAAACAGGTTTAGTTAAAGGTTCAATACCAATAATGTTTTTCGATGAAAGAGGCAGATATAACGTTCAGGCTTTTTTAACTGAACTAAATAAAAAAGTTGATACTACAAAACCTTTTGCACTTATTTGCAGGACTGCAAGTCGTACTCAGGTAGTATCTGAGTTTTTATCATCACAATTAAACTATAAAGTCACTAACTTACTTGGTGGTATGGTTTATGTTAAAGCAAAAGGTTTACCGACACAGAGCTATAAAAAATAG
- a CDS encoding DUF445 domain-containing protein, giving the protein MKFNKSLITNFIAILLILISFFIDESISKYFLFTGLFALSGAITNQLAIHMLFERVPLLYGSGVIPNKFESFKTSIKTLMMEQFFTKEQLENFFEKEEKKIDLTPIIGKTDFSPAYDALTKTVMESSFGGMLGMFGGEKALEGLREPFTTKLKSAVIKITSSESFDKTLQQHIKSSHLSDDLISSVESIIDERLNQMTPKMVKDIIQELIKTHLGWLVVWGGVFGGLIGLISSFIL; this is encoded by the coding sequence ATGAAATTTAACAAATCTTTAATAACAAACTTTATTGCTATTTTATTGATTTTAATATCTTTTTTTATAGACGAATCGATATCAAAATACTTTTTATTTACTGGGCTTTTTGCACTATCTGGTGCTATCACAAATCAACTGGCTATACATATGCTGTTTGAGCGTGTACCTCTGCTTTACGGTTCAGGAGTTATACCAAACAAGTTTGAGTCTTTTAAGACTTCAATTAAAACTCTTATGATGGAACAGTTCTTTACAAAAGAGCAGCTTGAGAACTTTTTTGAAAAAGAGGAAAAAAAGATTGATTTAACACCAATTATAGGAAAAACCGACTTTTCACCTGCATACGATGCACTTACAAAAACAGTTATGGAATCATCTTTTGGTGGAATGCTAGGTATGTTTGGTGGTGAAAAAGCATTAGAAGGATTAAGAGAACCGTTTACAACAAAACTGAAAAGTGCAGTAATTAAAATAACATCATCTGAGAGTTTTGATAAAACTCTCCAACAACACATAAAAAGTTCTCATTTAAGTGATGACCTGATCAGCTCAGTTGAGAGTATAATAGATGAAAGATTAAATCAAATGACGCCTAAAATGGTAAAAGATATAATCCAAGAACTCATCAAAACACATCTTGGATGGCTTGTTGTTTGGGGTGGTGTTTTTGGTGGACTTATTGGATTAATAAGTTCGTTTATTCTATAG
- a CDS encoding nitrous oxide-stimulated promoter family protein translates to MKQKKFIQDCKTVSKFIQYYCDHEHIEEKNDGFIELIYRSEDLNMQIHYNLCDECKDTLHYSYKRLQECPYEEKTSCRKCSEPCYDRPKWKLLAKIMRYSGLRLGFIKVKKMFTRSL, encoded by the coding sequence ATGAAGCAAAAAAAATTTATTCAAGATTGTAAAACCGTTTCAAAATTTATTCAATACTATTGTGACCATGAACACATAGAAGAAAAAAATGACGGTTTTATAGAACTTATATATAGGTCTGAAGATCTCAACATGCAGATTCACTACAATCTATGCGATGAGTGTAAAGATACACTGCACTACTCATATAAAAGGCTTCAGGAATGCCCGTATGAAGAAAAAACTAGCTGTAGAAAATGTTCAGAGCCATGTTATGATAGACCAAAGTGGAAACTCTTAGCAAAAATTATGCGTTATAGCGGGTTAAGACTTGGATTTATAAAAGTTAAAAAGATGTTTACTCGATCTCTATGA
- a CDS encoding cytochrome c3 family protein: protein MRSVLTKSIIIISLLLTGLYAVVVPNGEINDTTSGSEEETIVYAQPDSVSLVCLGCHDGVNALNMAIGNGRNIGNFMEGSHPVSIEYIEGIAGLRPKTDAVTAIRGAKTVNDLLVNGKVECISCHDKYGIKDGDPSPYKRYLRNENKGSALCYACHNK, encoded by the coding sequence ATGAGAAGTGTCCTTACTAAAAGCATTATAATAATTTCGCTTCTTTTAACAGGACTATATGCAGTAGTTGTTCCAAATGGTGAAATCAATGATACAACATCTGGTAGTGAAGAAGAAACTATAGTCTATGCCCAACCTGATAGTGTGAGTTTGGTATGCTTAGGTTGCCATGATGGAGTTAATGCTTTGAATATGGCTATAGGAAATGGCAGAAATATTGGAAATTTTATGGAAGGCAGTCATCCCGTATCAATTGAATATATTGAAGGTATAGCTGGCTTAAGACCTAAAACCGATGCCGTAACGGCTATTAGGGGTGCTAAAACTGTTAACGATTTACTAGTAAATGGTAAAGTAGAATGTATTAGTTGTCATGACAAATACGGAATTAAAGATGGTGATCCTAGCCCTTATAAGCGATACCTTAGAAATGAGAATAAAGGCAGTGCTTTATGTTATGCTTGCCATAATAAATAG
- a CDS encoding RNA-binding S4 domain-containing protein, which translates to MITFKLEDDYIELYKLIKILDLVDSGAQAKIIVAEGHVIRNGEVETRKRAKIISGDTIQIADVIIEIK; encoded by the coding sequence ATGATAACTTTTAAATTAGAAGATGACTACATTGAACTTTACAAACTTATAAAGATACTTGATTTAGTTGATAGCGGTGCTCAGGCAAAAATAATTGTAGCAGAAGGCCACGTGATAAGAAACGGAGAGGTTGAAACTAGAAAAAGAGCAAAAATTATAAGCGGTGATACAATTCAGATAGCCGATGTGATCATTGAGATTAAGTAA
- a CDS encoding putative metalloprotease CJM1_0395 family protein has protein sequence MDISNNYALDYSNSYYYNQNNKDQLDSSVSDEETKSDTATQEEKPKNENELELDEKRVVFELQARDTEVRAHEAAHQAAGGGMTGGANFTYERGPDGKMYAVGGEVPISMPKGSKPEEIISNAQQVIAAALAPADPSAQDMSVASSARAMMIQAQQEKAKEAYDNLSSSNDKKDEENTSLIRIDISA, from the coding sequence ATGGATATAAGTAATAATTATGCACTTGACTATTCAAATAGTTACTATTACAACCAAAACAACAAAGATCAGCTAGATTCTAGTGTTAGTGATGAAGAAACAAAAAGCGATACTGCTACTCAAGAAGAAAAACCAAAAAATGAAAACGAGTTGGAACTAGATGAAAAAAGAGTTGTTTTTGAGCTTCAAGCCAGAGATACCGAAGTAAGAGCTCACGAAGCTGCCCATCAAGCAGCAGGTGGCGGTATGACAGGTGGTGCAAACTTTACATATGAGCGCGGACCTGATGGAAAAATGTATGCCGTTGGCGGTGAAGTACCTATATCTATGCCAAAAGGTTCTAAGCCAGAAGAGATCATTTCAAACGCTCAGCAAGTTATTGCTGCAGCACTAGCTCCAGCTGATCCAAGTGCACAAGACATGTCTGTAGCATCGAGTGCCAGAGCTATGATGATTCAAGCTCAACAAGAAAAAGCAAAAGAAGCATACGACAATTTATCTTCTTCAAACGATAAGAAAGATGAAGAAAACACCTCTCTTATAAGAATAGACATATCCGCTTAA
- a CDS encoding cold-shock protein, protein MAELLDGTVKWFNDEKGYGFIEQKDGGKDVFVHFRQVNNPDGGRVTLKDGQAVTFEIGEGQKGPQAENVTAV, encoded by the coding sequence ATGGCAGAGCTATTAGATGGAACAGTAAAGTGGTTCAACGATGAAAAAGGTTATGGTTTCATAGAACAAAAAGATGGTGGAAAAGATGTATTTGTACACTTTCGTCAAGTAAACAATCCAGATGGTGGTCGTGTAACACTAAAAGATGGACAAGCAGTAACATTTGAAATAGGTGAAGGACAAAAAGGTCCTCAAGCTGAAAACGTAACAGCTGTATAA
- a CDS encoding acetate/propionate family kinase → MKLAVINSGSSSLKFKLFNMEDESVIFQLNLEEIDSHVDALNKVIEELSKIGISFYELDAVGHRVVHGGEKFKTATLITSEVIKKIDKLSLLAPLHNPANLQGIISVAHIAPNIKQYAVFDTAFHTTMPQEAYMYALPYEMYEKYGIRRYGFHGTSHFYIAKEAAKKLNKPLNELNIISMHLGNGESICAIENGKSIDTSMGFTPLEGLIMGTRSGDIDPAIVLYLQRTLGYDVNEMDNILNKKSGLKGICGESDVRTIIASDDQRSKLALDMMVRRVRKYVGAYMSLLERVDALVFTGGIGEHSEYIRDRVTKNLDVKNVFVIDTNEELEIARQII, encoded by the coding sequence ATGAAACTAGCTGTCATTAATTCAGGAAGTTCATCTTTAAAATTTAAACTTTTTAACATGGAAGATGAGAGTGTGATTTTTCAGTTAAATTTAGAAGAGATAGATTCCCATGTAGATGCACTGAATAAAGTCATAGAAGAATTATCAAAAATTGGAATAAGTTTTTATGAACTCGATGCAGTAGGTCACAGAGTTGTTCACGGGGGTGAAAAATTTAAAACTGCTACACTTATTACTAGTGAAGTCATAAAAAAGATAGATAAACTAAGTCTTCTTGCACCGCTTCATAATCCTGCAAATCTTCAAGGTATTATATCTGTTGCACATATTGCTCCAAATATAAAACAATATGCCGTTTTTGATACTGCATTTCATACTACAATGCCACAAGAAGCTTATATGTATGCACTCCCTTATGAGATGTATGAAAAGTATGGAATTCGTCGTTACGGTTTTCACGGAACAAGTCATTTTTACATTGCCAAAGAGGCAGCTAAAAAGTTGAATAAACCTCTAAATGAATTAAATATAATATCTATGCATCTTGGAAACGGTGAAAGTATATGTGCGATAGAGAATGGAAAAAGCATAGATACGTCTATGGGCTTTACACCTCTTGAAGGTCTTATAATGGGTACGCGTAGCGGTGATATAGACCCTGCAATAGTGCTGTATTTACAAAGAACACTCGGATATGATGTAAATGAGATGGACAATATACTTAATAAAAAGTCCGGACTTAAAGGTATTTGTGGAGAGAGTGACGTTAGAACAATAATCGCCTCAGACGATCAAAGATCAAAACTCGCACTTGATATGATGGTAAGACGTGTTAGAAAATACGTAGGTGCATATATGAGTCTTTTAGAAAGAGTAGATGCTCTTGTATTCACAGGCGGAATAGGGGAACATTCTGAATATATACGAGATAGAGTGACTAAAAATTTAGATGTAAAAAATGTTTTTGTAATCGATACAAATGAAGAGTTGGAGATAGCTAGACAGATAATCTAG
- the pta gene encoding phosphate acetyltransferase yields MKTKSLYISSQEKNAGTLFITMGMMEVLKTNIPRVAFFRPIVYDESVMDGDISFIKERYSLDMKYEECFGYDIEFVEQMISENKTNELINLLIKKFKKLEDEYDFVLCEGIRRSFLTNTINFDINILIAQNFGSPVLNILSAKNKDADDIYEYILIENENLKREGCTHFATFVNRLDEKQLDLLSKKTKNIDDVYLLPEVEELTYLSIADVINGLDADVVMMDELDNSRVIKSVKVVALSLDNFLGVIEDGELVIVPPDRSEIILGILGAIYSKNYPNIAGIVFPFELDMHPNIQKLIDGLNDINTPILSVTTDTYETAKNISNLSSRLRVNSTRKIALALGMFNNNVDIKKIEEKIQNSQNDVMTPMMFEYKLFNIASHNKKTIVLPESDDDRILRAADIILKRDVANIILLGNEDEIKDRYGKLGLNLEKATVIDPNRSELTDKFIDEFYEMRKAKGLLREGAADAMTHVNYFATMMVHLGYADGMVSGAKHSTGDTIRPALQIIKTTPDVSLVSSVFFMCLKTKVLVYGDCAVNQDPTAKQLAEIALSSAKTAEAFGIDPKVALLSYSTGDSGSGADVDKVKEATKIVKDICDKYEFEGPIQYDAAINLDVASKKLPDSTVAGHANVLIFPDLNTGNNTYKAVQRSSGAIAIGPVLQGLNKPINDLSRGCLVDDIVNTVAITAIQAGQKDETSCH; encoded by the coding sequence ATGAAAACAAAATCTTTGTATATATCATCACAAGAAAAAAATGCCGGTACGCTTTTCATTACTATGGGTATGATGGAAGTGTTAAAGACAAATATTCCCCGAGTTGCTTTTTTCAGACCTATTGTCTATGATGAAAGTGTTATGGATGGGGACATAAGCTTTATAAAAGAGCGATACTCTTTAGATATGAAGTATGAGGAATGTTTTGGTTATGATATAGAGTTTGTAGAGCAAATGATATCTGAGAACAAAACAAATGAGCTTATAAATCTTCTGATCAAAAAGTTTAAAAAACTTGAAGATGAATATGATTTTGTTTTATGTGAGGGGATCAGACGCTCATTTTTAACAAACACCATAAATTTTGACATAAATATACTAATCGCCCAAAACTTTGGTTCACCAGTTCTAAACATACTTAGTGCAAAAAATAAAGATGCAGATGATATATATGAGTATATTTTAATAGAAAATGAAAACCTAAAAAGAGAAGGCTGTACACACTTTGCTACATTCGTAAATAGACTTGATGAGAAACAGCTAGACCTTTTAAGTAAAAAAACAAAAAATATTGATGATGTATATCTGTTGCCTGAAGTTGAAGAACTTACATATCTTAGCATTGCAGACGTAATTAACGGACTTGATGCAGATGTCGTTATGATGGATGAACTTGATAACTCAAGAGTTATAAAATCTGTAAAAGTCGTAGCTTTGTCTTTAGATAATTTCTTAGGTGTTATAGAAGATGGCGAACTTGTAATAGTACCGCCTGACAGAAGTGAAATTATACTTGGTATTTTAGGTGCTATTTATTCTAAAAATTATCCAAATATAGCCGGCATAGTTTTCCCTTTTGAATTAGATATGCATCCTAATATTCAAAAACTTATTGACGGGCTTAACGATATAAACACACCTATACTATCAGTTACTACAGACACATATGAAACTGCAAAAAATATATCAAATCTAAGTTCAAGACTAAGGGTTAATAGTACCCGTAAAATTGCACTTGCTCTTGGTATGTTTAATAACAATGTAGATATTAAAAAGATAGAAGAAAAAATTCAAAACTCACAAAACGATGTCATGACACCTATGATGTTTGAATATAAACTTTTTAATATAGCTTCACATAACAAAAAAACTATAGTACTCCCGGAATCAGATGATGATAGAATTCTCCGTGCAGCAGATATTATATTAAAACGTGATGTTGCAAATATAATATTGCTTGGAAATGAAGATGAGATAAAAGACAGGTATGGAAAACTGGGACTTAACTTAGAAAAAGCTACAGTAATTGATCCTAATAGATCTGAATTAACAGATAAGTTTATAGATGAGTTTTATGAGATGAGAAAAGCAAAGGGACTTCTTCGTGAAGGTGCTGCAGATGCAATGACTCACGTAAACTATTTTGCTACGATGATGGTACACTTAGGATATGCTGATGGTATGGTAAGCGGGGCTAAACACTCAACTGGAGATACTATACGCCCGGCACTGCAGATTATTAAAACAACTCCTGATGTATCATTAGTTTCATCTGTATTTTTCATGTGCTTAAAAACAAAGGTCCTTGTATATGGAGATTGTGCTGTAAATCAAGATCCTACAGCTAAACAGCTGGCTGAAATAGCTCTCTCATCTGCTAAAACAGCAGAAGCTTTTGGAATAGATCCTAAAGTTGCGCTTTTATCATACTCAACGGGTGACAGCGGAAGTGGTGCTGATGTTGACAAGGTGAAAGAAGCTACTAAAATAGTTAAAGATATCTGTGATAAGTATGAGTTTGAAGGTCCTATTCAATACGATGCAGCAATAAACTTGGATGTAGCAAGTAAAAAACTACCTGATTCAACAGTGGCAGGACATGCAAACGTACTAATTTTTCCAGATCTCAATACTGGTAATAATACATATAAAGCAGTTCAAAGATCATCAGGTGCTATTGCGATCGGACCAGTTCTTCAAGGGTTAAATAAACCTATAAATGATCTAAGCCGTGGTTGTTTGGTGGATGATATAGTAAATACGGTTGCAATAACGGCAATACAGGCAGGGCAAAAAGATGAAACTAGCTGTCATTAA
- a CDS encoding PAS domain S-box protein: MKKKLLLRQYQNMVDETNIVSKTDINGRITYVNSKFMKVSGYTEDELIGKSHSLIRDPDMPSEVFKNLWETIKSKNVWHGVVTNRSKDGSKYTVEASIFPILDENDEIVEYISIRHDITELKRLNKKLDDINKYKSDQENLAKEKLESGIKNDLNKQEYEVIYKPSDIVSGDFYSMYKMKNGSTFIYVIDGQGHGISPALTVFGISSMLNYAIHKVDTLEELVEKTYHTSKSFLAENEQISYSLIVISQDKKTITYSSGGMYPFLIKTKDEVLKLKANNTPFMNFSEMPKCDTVKLDDWESLMIYTDGIIEHEHESLKHHIPDKIIEDSSSIVKSFDTISSHEFEDDVTLIYLRNL; this comes from the coding sequence TTGAAAAAGAAATTATTGCTCAGACAGTATCAAAATATGGTTGATGAAACCAACATTGTGTCCAAGACCGATATTAACGGTAGAATAACTTATGTAAATTCAAAATTTATGAAAGTATCAGGATACACTGAAGATGAACTTATAGGTAAATCTCACAGTTTAATTAGAGACCCCGATATGCCCTCAGAAGTTTTCAAAAATTTATGGGAAACTATAAAGTCAAAAAACGTATGGCATGGAGTAGTTACAAACAGAAGTAAAGACGGTTCTAAGTATACTGTTGAAGCTTCTATATTCCCAATTCTTGACGAAAATGATGAAATTGTAGAATATATATCAATCCGCCACGACATCACAGAACTTAAAAGATTAAATAAAAAACTAGATGATATAAACAAATATAAAAGCGATCAGGAAAATCTTGCCAAAGAGAAGCTTGAAAGCGGAATCAAAAATGATCTAAACAAACAAGAGTATGAAGTTATCTATAAACCATCAGATATTGTAAGCGGCGATTTTTACTCAATGTATAAAATGAAAAACGGTTCAACATTTATTTACGTTATTGATGGTCAGGGGCATGGTATTTCTCCAGCTTTAACAGTATTTGGGATATCTTCTATGCTTAACTATGCTATTCATAAAGTAGATACACTAGAAGAACTTGTAGAGAAAACTTATCATACTTCAAAAAGTTTTTTAGCGGAAAATGAACAAATTTCATACTCATTGATAGTTATAAGTCAAGACAAAAAAACCATAACTTATTCATCTGGCGGTATGTATCCTTTTTTGATCAAAACAAAAGATGAAGTTTTGAAACTCAAAGCCAACAATACACCGTTTATGAACTTCTCTGAAATGCCTAAATGTGATACCGTAAAACTAGATGACTGGGAATCACTTATGATCTATACAGATGGAATTATAGAGCATGAACATGAATCTTTAAAACACCATATACCGGATAAAATCATTGAAGATTCGTCTTCTATTGTAAAATCTTTTGATACGATATCTTCGCATGAATTTGAAGATGACGTAACACTTATATATCTAAGAAATTTATAA